One segment of Akkermansiaceae bacterium DNA contains the following:
- a CDS encoding SAM-dependent DNA methyltransferase, with amino-acid sequence MNFIEFESAQKLRGGFYTESAIAEYLVRWISEKKPKSILEPSCGDGSFLRAIKAVGLNSVSDIVACELDPVEAAKARETTKLPVEVLDSDFLRWYLIHGQNGKRFDAVLGNPPFIRYQYLPSEQQLLAEKIFSQLGLRFTKHTNAWVPFVLASLRLLKPGGRLAMVIPSEIFHIPHAQSLRQYLGEHCSKILIIDPKEIWFGETLQGTVLLLAEKKAESREKGHGVAVIPARSRESLNESPEEHFQSSIYANGSTIEGKWMPVFLTVEERALLSDLRSRDDVKKFSEIASVDVGIVTGANKFFLVPDATVSEFSLQRWAHPMFGRSNHVKGLVYGGADHESNKKTGLPANFLWFEEEQIEKLPANVRKYLDIGLSQSLHTRFKCRTRKTWYKVPSVYSAPIAMLKRAHHFPRLVLNSAEAYTTDTAYRIQPLNIKPAQLVFGFVNSLTSLTAEMEGRHYGGGVLELVPSEIERLLVPVIKATNRDLQMADKRFRSVSNDTDFLRIHDALVLGRLGLSESDQDSLHSAWMKLRDRRHRVDSSAVKDSAK; translated from the coding sequence ATGAATTTTATTGAATTTGAGTCGGCTCAAAAACTCAGAGGCGGCTTCTACACCGAATCCGCTATTGCGGAGTATCTTGTGAGGTGGATTTCAGAGAAGAAACCGAAATCCATTCTTGAGCCCAGCTGCGGAGACGGCTCGTTCCTTCGCGCCATTAAAGCCGTCGGATTAAACTCTGTTAGCGATATTGTTGCTTGCGAACTGGATCCAGTTGAGGCCGCAAAAGCACGGGAGACTACAAAACTGCCTGTTGAGGTGCTCGATAGCGATTTTTTGCGTTGGTATCTGATCCATGGTCAAAATGGAAAACGGTTTGATGCAGTCCTCGGGAATCCGCCTTTCATTCGATACCAGTATCTTCCCTCTGAACAGCAGCTGCTAGCCGAGAAAATATTCTCCCAATTGGGGCTCCGCTTTACAAAGCACACCAACGCTTGGGTGCCGTTTGTATTGGCGTCGTTACGCCTTCTTAAGCCAGGCGGACGGCTTGCCATGGTCATTCCTTCTGAAATCTTTCACATTCCCCACGCACAGTCATTACGACAATATTTGGGCGAACATTGCTCAAAGATTTTGATCATTGATCCGAAAGAAATCTGGTTCGGTGAAACTCTACAGGGAACAGTTCTCCTGCTAGCGGAAAAGAAGGCCGAAAGCAGGGAAAAAGGACATGGGGTCGCGGTAATTCCTGCCCGGTCACGCGAATCCCTCAACGAGAGCCCCGAGGAACACTTTCAATCTTCGATTTATGCAAATGGCTCCACGATTGAAGGAAAGTGGATGCCCGTATTTTTGACGGTAGAAGAAAGAGCACTCCTCTCCGACTTGAGATCACGTGACGATGTAAAGAAATTCTCCGAAATCGCGTCAGTAGATGTGGGAATAGTTACCGGAGCAAATAAATTCTTCCTCGTTCCTGACGCTACAGTAAGTGAATTTTCGCTGCAGCGATGGGCACATCCTATGTTTGGCCGGAGTAATCATGTCAAAGGGCTCGTATATGGAGGTGCCGACCATGAATCGAATAAGAAAACGGGGCTTCCCGCCAACTTCTTATGGTTTGAAGAAGAGCAAATCGAAAAACTACCCGCGAATGTGAGGAAGTATTTAGATATAGGATTGAGCCAAAGTCTCCATACGAGGTTCAAATGTAGAACACGGAAAACTTGGTATAAAGTTCCATCGGTATACTCAGCACCCATAGCGATGTTGAAACGAGCGCATCATTTTCCTCGACTGGTATTGAACAGTGCAGAAGCTTACACAACTGATACCGCATATCGCATCCAGCCTCTCAATATCAAACCTGCTCAGCTCGTGTTTGGTTTCGTGAATAGTCTTACTAGTCTTACAGCAGAAATGGAGGGCAGGCACTATGGCGGCGGAGTGCTGGAACTCGTTCCGTCTGAAATTGAGCGTCTTCTGGTGCCCGTCATTAAAGCAACGAACCGTGATTTACAAATGGCGGACAAGAGATTTCGGTCAGTCTCAAACGACACAGATTTTCTTCGTATCCACGACGCACTCGTTTTGGGGCGTTTGGGATTGAGTGAGTCTGATCAGGACTCGCTACATTCAGCCTGGATGAAGCTTCGAGATCGTCGACATAGAGTAGACTCATCGGCTGTGAAAGACAGTGCCAAGTGA